The following proteins are encoded in a genomic region of Bernardetia sp. MNP-M8:
- a CDS encoding carboxypeptidase regulatory-like domain-containing protein, whose protein sequence is MKHYILSLIAFVFACSVAFNSFGQGSTTAALSGVVKDKNGEELPGATVLAVHTPTGSQFGAVTTLSGNYTILNMNVGGPYTITVQYVGYEDQKKENVYLSLGQTLRMNFDLAEDVETIGEVVITGNAEIIDGEQTGAQTTVSQEQINALPTISRELSDFTRTTPQARVTPNGGITIAGQNNRYNSIMIDGAVNNDVFGLSESGTNGGQAGISPISLDAIEQVQIVVAPFDVRQGGFSGGGVNAVTRSGSNKVEGSVYYLFRNEGLAGKTPTDDENFDRQKLDDFSSYITGFRVGAPLKKDKLFLFINGEIERRETPQPFNFSDYRGASSQAEIENLRSQLQSKYGYDAGTFLDNPEEVESNKLFARLDWNINKDHKLTVRHSYTQGDFLNRSRSSSNTINFGNNGIAFPTVTNSSALELKSRFGDNKSNSLIIGYTSVIDDRDPIGSDFPRVGINDGSGFISFGSEAFSTANKLEQSTLTITDNFSIFKGKHTITIGTHNEFYSTYNLFVRQNYGEYQFASVNDFLNDSLSTNYNRSYSLVDNVTGDGSAAAADFTGMQLGFYAQDEYAASEKLNVTFGLRVDIPIFADPTTNQGFNDSTLAKVKEFYPEIGNQVQSGQLWKTPILLSPRIGFNYDVKGDKSIQIRGGVGIFTSRIPLVWPGGAYNNNGLVVGSARSSNAPFRPDPFNQYTAEDFGQTVSLPSGQMDLFVDDFKLPQVVRASLAIDKSLPWGMVGTLEGIYTKTMNNVIYYNVNVKPATRNYSGADDRPYYDRGDAIESGYDRIMVGDNTNKGYSYNVTAQLQKPFDNGFMASLAYTYGRTMAVNDGTSSQNSSQWRYIENVRGKNDLDLTYSDFDLGSRVIGMLSYRLDYLDHAATTISLFYEGRSGTRYSYIYGTPNRRHLSNDDTGSSSTNSDLIYVPANQNEIVFVPITREVDGATVTVTPEQQWQAYNNYIQNDEYLNSRRGDYAERNGSRLPFVNTLDLRVLQDFYIKTSNGTKHNLQLSFDIFNFTNLLNKDWGRMYFLGNDNFSLANLNGVTTTTNTDGSKSYVPNFTFGSINSDGSYQTIKETKDIYSIDDSGVNSSRWQMQIGVRYSF, encoded by the coding sequence ATGAAGCATTACATCTTAAGCCTTATCGCTTTCGTATTTGCTTGTTCGGTAGCATTCAATTCCTTCGGACAAGGCTCTACGACGGCAGCCCTTAGTGGTGTCGTAAAAGACAAAAATGGAGAAGAACTTCCAGGTGCTACTGTTTTGGCAGTGCATACACCAACAGGTTCTCAATTCGGTGCTGTTACTACACTTAGTGGTAATTATACAATCCTTAATATGAATGTTGGTGGTCCTTACACTATTACAGTTCAGTATGTTGGATATGAAGACCAGAAAAAAGAAAATGTATATCTTTCTTTAGGACAAACACTTCGTATGAACTTTGACCTTGCAGAAGATGTAGAAACAATTGGTGAGGTAGTAATAACTGGAAATGCAGAAATTATTGATGGAGAGCAAACAGGTGCACAAACAACCGTTTCTCAAGAACAAATCAATGCTTTGCCTACTATTTCCCGTGAGTTATCAGACTTTACTCGTACAACTCCTCAAGCTCGTGTAACTCCAAATGGTGGTATCACTATCGCAGGACAAAACAACCGTTATAACTCTATCATGATTGATGGAGCTGTAAATAATGATGTTTTTGGTCTTTCTGAGTCAGGTACAAATGGTGGACAAGCTGGGATTTCTCCTATCTCTTTAGATGCTATTGAGCAAGTTCAAATTGTAGTTGCTCCTTTCGATGTTCGTCAAGGTGGTTTCTCTGGTGGTGGTGTAAATGCTGTTACTCGTAGTGGTTCTAATAAAGTGGAAGGATCTGTTTACTACCTTTTCCGTAATGAAGGATTAGCAGGAAAAACTCCTACCGATGATGAAAATTTTGATCGTCAGAAGTTAGATGATTTCTCATCTTATATAACAGGTTTCCGTGTAGGTGCTCCACTTAAAAAAGATAAATTATTTCTTTTTATAAATGGAGAAATTGAGCGTCGTGAAACTCCTCAGCCTTTTAATTTTTCTGATTATAGAGGAGCTTCTTCTCAAGCAGAAATTGAAAACTTACGTTCTCAACTTCAATCTAAATACGGATATGATGCTGGTACCTTCTTAGATAATCCAGAAGAGGTAGAGTCAAATAAGTTATTTGCTCGTTTGGATTGGAATATTAATAAAGACCATAAACTTACTGTGCGTCATAGTTATACACAAGGAGATTTCTTAAATCGTTCTCGTTCTTCTTCAAATACTATTAATTTTGGTAATAATGGTATTGCTTTTCCTACTGTAACTAACTCATCAGCTTTAGAGTTGAAGAGTCGTTTCGGTGATAACAAATCTAATAGTTTGATTATTGGTTATACAAGCGTAATTGATGATCGTGATCCTATTGGTAGTGATTTTCCTCGTGTTGGTATTAATGATGGTTCTGGTTTTATTTCATTCGGTTCGGAAGCTTTTTCTACTGCTAACAAACTAGAACAATCTACTTTAACTATTACTGATAACTTCAGTATTTTTAAAGGTAAACATACTATTACTATTGGTACGCATAATGAGTTTTATTCTACATATAACTTGTTTGTTCGTCAGAATTATGGAGAATATCAATTTGCATCTGTTAATGATTTCTTAAATGATTCATTATCTACCAATTACAACCGTAGTTATTCTTTAGTAGATAATGTTACTGGTGATGGTTCTGCTGCTGCTGCTGATTTTACAGGGATGCAATTAGGTTTTTATGCTCAAGATGAATATGCTGCCTCTGAAAAGTTAAATGTTACTTTTGGTCTACGTGTTGATATTCCAATTTTTGCAGATCCTACTACAAACCAAGGATTTAATGATAGTACACTTGCTAAAGTGAAAGAATTTTATCCTGAAATAGGCAATCAAGTTCAGTCTGGACAACTTTGGAAAACACCTATTTTATTGTCTCCTCGTATTGGATTCAATTATGATGTAAAAGGTGATAAATCAATTCAAATTCGTGGTGGTGTAGGTATCTTTACAAGTCGTATTCCTTTAGTATGGCCTGGTGGAGCTTATAACAATAATGGACTTGTGGTAGGTTCAGCTCGTTCAAGTAATGCACCTTTCCGTCCAGATCCATTCAATCAATATACTGCAGAAGACTTTGGTCAAACAGTAAGTCTTCCTAGTGGGCAAATGGATTTATTTGTAGATGACTTTAAATTACCTCAGGTAGTTCGTGCTTCATTAGCTATTGATAAATCATTGCCTTGGGGAATGGTAGGTACTTTAGAAGGTATTTATACTAAAACAATGAATAACGTTATTTATTACAATGTAAACGTAAAACCTGCTACACGTAATTATTCAGGTGCTGATGATCGTCCTTACTATGATAGAGGAGATGCAATAGAATCTGGTTATGATCGTATTATGGTAGGTGATAACACAAACAAAGGCTACTCATATAATGTTACTGCTCAACTTCAAAAACCATTTGATAATGGATTTATGGCTAGTCTTGCTTATACATATGGACGTACAATGGCTGTAAATGATGGTACTTCTTCTCAAAATTCTTCTCAGTGGAGATATATTGAAAATGTAAGAGGTAAAAACGATTTGGATTTGACTTACTCTGACTTTGATTTGGGTTCTCGTGTAATTGGTATGTTATCTTACCGTTTAGATTACCTTGACCATGCAGCAACAACTATTTCATTATTCTACGAAGGACGTTCTGGTACTCGTTACTCTTATATTTATGGTACACCTAACAGAAGACACTTGTCTAATGATGATACTGGTTCTAGTTCTACTAATTCGGATCTTATTTATGTTCCTGCTAACCAAAACGAAATAGTATTTGTTCCAATTACTCGTGAAGTTGATGGTGCAACAGTAACAGTAACTCCAGAACAACAATGGCAAGCATATAATAATTATATCCAAAACGATGAATACTTAAATTCTCGTCGTGGTGATTATGCAGAGCGTAATGGATCTCGTCTCCCTTTTGTAAATACATTAGATTTACGTGTTCTACAAGATTTTTATATCAAAACTTCTAATGGTACAAAACATAATCTTCAATTGTCTTTTGATATCTTCAACTTTACAAACTTGTTGAATAAAGATTGGGGGCGTATGTATTTCTTAGGTAATGATAATTTCTCTCTTGCTAATTTGAATGGTGTAACTACTACTACAAATACTGATGGTTCTAAATCATATGTTCCTAACTTCACTTTTGGTAGTATCAATAGTGATGGATCATATCAAACTATAAAAGAAACAAAAGATATTTATAGTATTGATGACTCTGGTGTAAATAGTTCTCGTTGGCAAATGCAAATCGGTGTTCGTTATTCGTTCTAA